In Callospermophilus lateralis isolate mCalLat2 chromosome 10, mCalLat2.hap1, whole genome shotgun sequence, a single genomic region encodes these proteins:
- the Gcsam gene encoding germinal center-associated signaling and motility protein isoform X1, with product MGNHLQRENSFRWQQDTQEMPWKLRLQNTKQRTSRCWDCHDRKECFCLPWKKLCVFKARQDSQKKNEEMTPTPIQDHANQTHTKELCYVLIHHHKDQGRRPSGTSAEVYYENVSCKAERPKESLGGTETEYSLLHVPSTPRHLPSPEDEYELLMPSRISSPSLKQPHILPSPFETQFSLLQ from the exons ATGGGGAACCATCTACAGAGGGAAAACAG TTTTAGGTGGCAGCAGGATACTCAAGAGATGCCTTGGAAACTCAGACTCCAAAACACCAAGCAGAGAACATCCAG ATGCTGGGATTGCCACGACAGAAAAGAGTGTTTCTGCCTCCCGTG gaaaaaattatgtgtttttaaagcaAGGCAAGATTCCCAAAAGAAAA aTGAAGAAATGACACCTACTCCTATCCAG GACCATGCTAATCAGACCCACACGAAGGAGCTCTGCTATGTCCTTATCCATCATCACAAGGACCAGGGAAGAAGGCCTTCAGGGACCTCTGCTGAGGTGTACTATGAGAATGTTTCCTGCAAGGCTGAGAGACCCAAAGAGTCTTTGGGAGGAACAGAGACCGAGTATTCACTTCTCCATGTGCCCTCCACTCCTAGGCACCTCCCTTCCCCAGAAGATGAATATGAGCTTCTCATGCCAAGCAGAATCTCCTCTCCCTCCCTAAAACAGCCACACATACTTCCCTCCCCTTTTGAGACACAGTTTTCCCTTTTACAATGA
- the Gcsam gene encoding germinal center-associated signaling and motility protein isoform X2, with translation MGNHLQRENRWQQDTQEMPWKLRLQNTKQRTSRCWDCHDRKECFCLPWKKLCVFKARQDSQKKNEEMTPTPIQDHANQTHTKELCYVLIHHHKDQGRRPSGTSAEVYYENVSCKAERPKESLGGTETEYSLLHVPSTPRHLPSPEDEYELLMPSRISSPSLKQPHILPSPFETQFSLLQ, from the exons ATGGGGAACCATCTACAGAGGGAAAACAG GTGGCAGCAGGATACTCAAGAGATGCCTTGGAAACTCAGACTCCAAAACACCAAGCAGAGAACATCCAG ATGCTGGGATTGCCACGACAGAAAAGAGTGTTTCTGCCTCCCGTG gaaaaaattatgtgtttttaaagcaAGGCAAGATTCCCAAAAGAAAA aTGAAGAAATGACACCTACTCCTATCCAG GACCATGCTAATCAGACCCACACGAAGGAGCTCTGCTATGTCCTTATCCATCATCACAAGGACCAGGGAAGAAGGCCTTCAGGGACCTCTGCTGAGGTGTACTATGAGAATGTTTCCTGCAAGGCTGAGAGACCCAAAGAGTCTTTGGGAGGAACAGAGACCGAGTATTCACTTCTCCATGTGCCCTCCACTCCTAGGCACCTCCCTTCCCCAGAAGATGAATATGAGCTTCTCATGCCAAGCAGAATCTCCTCTCCCTCCCTAAAACAGCCACACATACTTCCCTCCCCTTTTGAGACACAGTTTTCCCTTTTACAATGA
- the Gcsam gene encoding germinal center-associated signaling and motility protein isoform X3 gives MGNHLQRENRWQQDTQEMPWKLRLQNTKQRTSRKKLCVFKARQDSQKKNEEMTPTPIQDHANQTHTKELCYVLIHHHKDQGRRPSGTSAEVYYENVSCKAERPKESLGGTETEYSLLHVPSTPRHLPSPEDEYELLMPSRISSPSLKQPHILPSPFETQFSLLQ, from the exons ATGGGGAACCATCTACAGAGGGAAAACAG GTGGCAGCAGGATACTCAAGAGATGCCTTGGAAACTCAGACTCCAAAACACCAAGCAGAGAACATCCAG gaaaaaattatgtgtttttaaagcaAGGCAAGATTCCCAAAAGAAAA aTGAAGAAATGACACCTACTCCTATCCAG GACCATGCTAATCAGACCCACACGAAGGAGCTCTGCTATGTCCTTATCCATCATCACAAGGACCAGGGAAGAAGGCCTTCAGGGACCTCTGCTGAGGTGTACTATGAGAATGTTTCCTGCAAGGCTGAGAGACCCAAAGAGTCTTTGGGAGGAACAGAGACCGAGTATTCACTTCTCCATGTGCCCTCCACTCCTAGGCACCTCCCTTCCCCAGAAGATGAATATGAGCTTCTCATGCCAAGCAGAATCTCCTCTCCCTCCCTAAAACAGCCACACATACTTCCCTCCCCTTTTGAGACACAGTTTTCCCTTTTACAATGA